From a region of the Halanaerobium hydrogeniformans genome:
- a CDS encoding LysM peptidoglycan-binding domain-containing protein yields the protein MEKIRFQRTLIILIIFLLTLTFSSYAYNLRLNNRGSEVVEVQKYLTELGYDISSDGIFGRATEEAVKDFQSSNGLSVDGIVGRETYQKLKNSFVEKVSYELYIVGRGDSLSRIASSRNLTVSEIKEFNNLNSERIDYGQTLKIPVNGVGGNEHNQNQESSTYTVRRGDTLSQIAARNNLKAEEIIAANDISSEFIREGQELTLPNSSTNQQSSSNRDDSGESSDSTITHEVQPGEAISVIAQIYGTKASEIRENNDLEGDRIYAGQELVIKGASKSGPLRLQSDSLIWPVRGRVTSEFGWRDHPVRNERLFHNGLDIAVPTGTEVKAAASGRVVNSGWMNGFGYTVVIDHGNNVETLYGHNSRLLVSRGENVQQGQKIALSGNTGMSTGPHLHFGVLRNDEPLNPRDFLP from the coding sequence ATGGAAAAAATTCGATTTCAAAGAACTTTAATAATATTAATTATTTTTCTTTTGACCTTAACATTTAGCAGTTATGCTTATAACTTAAGATTAAATAATCGGGGTAGTGAAGTAGTTGAGGTTCAGAAGTATTTAACAGAATTAGGATATGATATTTCAAGTGATGGAATTTTTGGTAGGGCAACCGAAGAAGCAGTTAAGGATTTTCAGAGTAGCAATGGTTTGTCAGTTGATGGTATAGTTGGCAGAGAAACTTATCAAAAACTTAAAAATTCTTTTGTTGAAAAAGTATCATATGAGTTATACATAGTTGGTCGTGGAGATTCTCTTTCAAGAATTGCAAGTAGTCGCAATTTAACTGTTTCAGAAATAAAAGAATTTAACAACTTGAATTCTGAAAGAATTGATTATGGACAAACCTTAAAAATTCCAGTTAACGGTGTTGGTGGTAATGAGCATAATCAAAATCAAGAAAGTAGTACTTATACAGTCAGAAGAGGAGATACACTTTCTCAAATAGCTGCAAGGAATAATCTTAAAGCAGAAGAGATTATTGCTGCTAATGACATTAGTTCGGAATTTATTAGAGAAGGTCAGGAACTCACCTTGCCCAACTCAAGTACCAATCAGCAAAGCTCTTCAAATAGAGATGATAGTGGTGAAAGTTCTGATAGTACTATCACCCATGAAGTTCAGCCAGGTGAGGCTATAAGTGTTATTGCTCAGATCTATGGTACCAAAGCATCTGAAATCAGGGAGAATAATGATCTTGAGGGAGATAGAATATATGCTGGGCAGGAATTAGTAATCAAAGGAGCCAGTAAATCTGGTCCACTTCGTTTGCAAAGCGATTCCTTGATCTGGCCTGTTAGAGGAAGAGTGACTTCAGAATTTGGCTGGAGAGATCATCCGGTTAGGAATGAAAGATTATTCCATAATGGTCTTGATATTGCAGTTCCGACAGGAACTGAAGTTAAGGCTGCCGCATCCGGTAGAGTAGTTAATAGTGGCTGGATGAATGGTTTTGGTTATACTGTGGTAATTGATCATGGTAATAATGTAGAAACACTTTATGGACATAATTCTAGACTATTGGTTTCTAGAGGTGAAAATGTTCAACAGGGACAGAAAATTGCTCTTTCTGGTAATACTGGAATGAGTACAGGCCCCCATCTTCATTTTGGAGTATTAAGAAATGATGAACCTTTAAACCCAAGAGATTTTTTACCGTAA
- the trmL gene encoding tRNA (uridine(34)/cytosine(34)/5-carboxymethylaminomethyluridine(34)-2'-O)-methyltransferase TrmL encodes MNIVLVEPEIPQNTGNIARTCAVTDSALHLIRPLGFSTSDKHLKRAGLDYWHKLDINYYDSLDEFFKKNKDGRFFYATTKAANSYHELDYQADDYFLFGKETAGLPETLLKDNLEYCIRIPMKDSLRSLNLANSVSIIIYEALRQNNFNNLNKKGRFKKENKSLSRNI; translated from the coding sequence ATGAATATTGTACTTGTAGAACCAGAAATACCACAAAACACCGGTAATATTGCTAGAACCTGTGCGGTTACCGATTCAGCTTTGCATTTAATTAGACCACTTGGCTTTTCAACTTCAGATAAGCATTTGAAAAGAGCTGGTCTTGATTACTGGCATAAATTAGATATTAATTATTATGATTCTTTAGATGAATTTTTTAAAAAAAATAAAGATGGTCGATTTTTTTATGCAACAACTAAAGCAGCAAACTCATATCATGAGTTGGATTATCAGGCTGATGATTATTTTCTTTTTGGGAAAGAAACTGCTGGTCTTCCAGAAACTTTGCTGAAAGATAATCTTGAATATTGTATTAGAATTCCCATGAAAGATAGTTTGCGTTCGCTAAATCTTGCTAATTCTGTCTCAATAATAATTTATGAGGCATTAAGACAAAATAATTTTAACAATTTAAATAAAAAAGGCAGATTCAAAAAGGAAAATAAGTCTTTATCTAGAAATATATAG
- a CDS encoding MBL fold metallo-hydrolase produces MQITFLGTGTSHGVPVIACDCKTCQSNNPKNKRKRTSIYIKSNEYNLLIDTPPEMRLQLLENKIKDVDSVLMTHAHADHIMGFDDIRALNWYQNKAMPIYSNPETLAHIKRIFPYIFAENNAGGVPQVILREVEQSFTLGDLKIKAVPIYHGKNKILAYRINNFAYLTDCSKIPEKSFKLLEGIDYAAIDALRYTEHPTHMSVDQAVELVNKLGLKHGYLTHISHRLEHEDLANYLPKNVSPAYDGLTIEV; encoded by the coding sequence TTGCAGATAACATTTTTAGGAACAGGAACCTCACATGGAGTTCCTGTTATAGCCTGTGATTGTAAGACATGTCAGTCAAATAATCCAAAAAATAAAAGAAAAAGAACTTCAATATATATAAAAAGTAATGAATACAATCTATTAATAGATACTCCTCCAGAAATGAGATTACAGTTATTGGAAAATAAGATTAAAGATGTAGATTCTGTTTTAATGACTCATGCTCATGCTGATCATATAATGGGCTTTGATGATATTAGAGCTTTAAACTGGTATCAAAATAAAGCTATGCCCATTTATTCAAATCCGGAAACACTTGCCCATATTAAAAGGATTTTCCCTTATATATTTGCAGAAAATAATGCAGGTGGAGTTCCACAGGTAATTTTAAGAGAGGTAGAGCAGAGCTTTACTTTAGGAGATTTAAAGATAAAAGCAGTTCCAATTTATCATGGAAAAAACAAAATTTTAGCATATAGAATTAATAACTTTGCTTATTTAACAGATTGCAGCAAAATTCCTGAAAAATCCTTTAAACTATTAGAAGGAATAGATTATGCTGCGATTGATGCTTTAAGATATACTGAGCACCCAACACATATGTCTGTAGATCAGGCTGTAGAGCTGGTCAACAAATTGGGCTTAAAACATGGTTACTTAACCCATATCTCACACAGGCTTGAACATGAAGATTTAGCTAATTATTTACCTAAAAATGTTAGTCCCGCTTATGACGGCTTAACGATTGAAGTTTAA
- a CDS encoding ECF transporter S component — MEVKKITNIAVLSAFSLVLMLLLRFPLFLPFLIYEPGDVPILIIAFLYGAGPAVASTFVLAILMAVFTGLGGPFGAFMHFLSTGFFAGIAGYFYQKHHSRSGAIKGLILGSIAMVIVMAFANLYLNPIFYGIPREQVRQMMLPGIIPFNISKAVLNSFITVLVYKKLANFLREKGLIRAVEKS, encoded by the coding sequence ATGGAAGTTAAGAAAATAACTAATATTGCTGTTTTATCAGCTTTTTCACTTGTTTTAATGTTATTGCTTCGTTTTCCTCTATTTTTACCTTTTTTGATATATGAACCAGGTGATGTTCCGATTTTAATAATAGCTTTTTTATATGGAGCTGGTCCGGCTGTTGCTTCAACCTTTGTACTTGCAATATTAATGGCAGTTTTTACAGGTTTAGGTGGACCTTTTGGTGCTTTTATGCACTTTTTATCTACTGGTTTTTTTGCTGGAATTGCCGGATATTTTTATCAAAAACATCACAGTCGTAGTGGTGCTATTAAAGGCCTGATTTTAGGTTCAATTGCCATGGTGATTGTAATGGCTTTCGCAAATCTTTACTTAAATCCTATTTTTTATGGGATTCCAAGAGAGCAGGTTAGGCAGATGATGCTGCCGGGAATCATTCCTTTTAATATAAGCAAAGCTGTTTTAAATTCATTTATAACTGTTTTAGTTTATAAAAAATTGGCTAATTTTTTGCGTGAAAAAGGTTTAATTAGAGCTGTAGAAAAAAGTTAA